From Synchiropus splendidus isolate RoL2022-P1 chromosome 10, RoL_Sspl_1.0, whole genome shotgun sequence, the proteins below share one genomic window:
- the slc12a8 gene encoding solute carrier family 12 member 8, which yields MAGVPGGWTLVTQDSLLTTLETDKTNPQVCDLFHEDAQGFRQTSQPWWKIKLFVWEPVLFGTWDGVFTTCMINIFGVVLFLRTGYLVGNTGVLLGMFLVSAVVLVALATVMSGIGISEHCGVGSGGIYSMISTVLGGRVGGTVGLLYVFGQCVAGAMYITGFSESVAALLGLQHQWLVRGMSAAVLLALLGINLAGVKWIVRLQLLLLAVLAVSTLDFVVGTFTHLDPEHGFVGYSAPLLGSNIMPDYSPGETFFTVFGVFFPAATGVMTGFNMSSDLQRPEHNIPVGTLAAVLTSWFLYLVFVFLFGAVCTREALRSDFLIAEKVSLVGFLFLLGLYVSSLASCMGGLYGAPRILQCIAQERVIPGLAFLANGKGPNKTPVAAICLTSVATLGFILIGGINVLAPIVTINFLLTYSFIDYSYFCVVMTVKLQESEKKDFVVRQQRSLKKRYRSLIRSAYQNYGGLEASEQVKGTLLEFNKDMERIFASELKVASTQNATPRQNTVGYTSRKAAVMQTLMDSFALDMNSNMFSNAKEDRCSEEMSDICGEKEEPRDQTQGFTKDDPSFENQDVETDAKCREAIFQLDPLSDSSYAMFCNHFVALVGALSSVMIMFVIQWVYALANIVFALLLYFYIGKTNPGLPLGVAARFSFCSWLKSTLKSICRKDKFPKDEIILTPALSMGDLKTNQLTEENLDFASRHRHHVSSIINNEVAPLPHH from the exons ATGGCTGGTGTCCCTGGGGGATGGACGCTTGTCACACAAGACAGCTTGTTGACAACACTGGAGACGGACAAAACAAACCCACAAGTTTGTGATTTGTTCCATGAGGACGCACAG GGCTTCAGACAGACAAGCCAGCCATGGTGGAAGATCAAACTGTTTGTTTGGGAGCCGGTTCTCTTCGGGACCTGGGATGGGGTCTTCACTACCTGCATGATCAACATCTTTGGCGTGGTCTTGTTCCTGCGCACCGGCTACTTGGTG GGGAACACAGGTGTCCTCCTGGGGATGTTCCTTGTCTCTGCTGTTGTGCTAGTCGCATTAGCAACAGTGATGTCTGGCATTGGAATCAGCGAGCACTGTGGCGTGGGCAGCGGTGGAATTTACTCCATGATCTCCACTGTTCTTGGAGGCCGGGTCGGGGGAACCGTTGGGCTCCTCTATGTCTTTGGACAG TGTGTGGCCGGAGCCATGTACATCACAGGTTTCTCAGAGTCGGTGGCAGCGCTGCTCGGCCTGCAGCACCAGTGGTTGGTGCGTGGGATGTCGGCTGCCGTCCTGCTGGCATTGCTTGGGATTAACCTGGCTGGTGTCAAGTGGATCGTTCGACTCCAACTCCTTCTTTTGGCTGTGCTGGCAGTTTCCACCCTGGACTTCGTAGTCGGAACCTTCACACACCTTGACCCAG aGCATGGCTTTGTTGGATATTCAGCTCCGCTCCTCGGCAGCAACATAATGCCAGATTACAGTCCAGGCGAAACCTTCTTCACCGTGTTTGGCGTTTTCTTCCCCGCTGCTACAG GGGTGATGACAGGCTTCAACATGAGCTCAGATCTGCAACGGCCCGAACACAACATCCCAGTGGGAACCTTAGCAGCTGTCCTCACCTC GTGGTTCCTGTATCTGgtctttgtcttcctcttcgGGGCCGTCTGCACCAGAGAAGCTCTGCGCTCTGACTTCTTGATTGCAGAAAAG GTCTCCTTGGTGGGTTTCCTGTTTCTGCTGGGCCTCTACGTGTCCTCTCTGGCTTCCTGCATGGGCGGCCTGTACGGTGCACCCAGGATCCTCCAGTGCATCGCCCAGGAGCGGGTCATCCCAGGGCTGGCCTTCCTGGCAAATGGG AAAGGTCCCAACAAGACGCCAGTGGCCGCCATCTGTCTGACCAGCGTGGCCACTCTGGGCTTCATTTTGATCGGCGGCATTAACGTGCTGGCGCCGATTGTCACCATCAACTTCTTGCTCACGTACAGTTTCATCGACTACTCCTACTTCTGTGTGGTCAtgactgtgaagctgcaggagaGTGAGAAGAAGGATTTTGTCGTCCGACAGCAGAGGTCGCTGAAGAAGCGCTACAGGTCTCTGATTCGTTCAGCCTACCAGAACTACGGAGGCCTTGAAGCTAGCGAGCAGGTGAAAGGGACACTGCTAGAGTTCAACAAGGATATGGAGCGCATCTTTGCCTCGGAGTTGAAGGTCGCCTCCACACAGAACGCCACCCCCAGGCAGAACACGGTCGGATACACGAGCAGGAAGGCGGCTGTGATGCAGACATTGATGGACAGTTTCGCTTTGGACATGAACAGCAACATGTTCTCCAACGCAAAAGAAGACAGGTGCTCTGAAGAGATGAGTGACATTTGCGGTGAAAAAGAGGAGCCACGTGACCAAACACAAGGCTTCACCAAGGATGATCCGTCATTTGAGAATCAAGATGTAGAGACAG ATGCAAAATGTCGCGAGGCAATCTTTCAACTGGACCCTCTTTCTGACTCAAGTTATGCCATGTTCTGCAACCACTTTGTTGCTCTCGTCGGG gCGTTGAGCTCTGTAATGATCATGTTTGTCATCCAGTGGGTCTACGCTTTAGCTAACATTGTCTTCGCCCTGCTGCTCTACTTCTACATCGGCAAGACGAACCCTGGACTGCCACTGG GTGTGGCGGCCCGTTTTAGCTTCTGCTCATGGCTGAAATCGACATTAAAATCCATCTGCAG AAAAGATAAATTTCCAAAGGATGAGATCATTTTGACGCCAGCTCTGTCCATGGGTGACTTGAAAACAAACCAACTGACGGAGGAAAATCTGGACTTTGCCTCTCGCCATCGTCACCACGTCTCCTCCATCATCAACAATGAAGTGGCACCACTTCCTCACCACTAA